One segment of Calliopsis andreniformis isolate RMS-2024a chromosome 1, iyCalAndr_principal, whole genome shotgun sequence DNA contains the following:
- the LOC143189078 gene encoding solute carrier family 35 member E2A — MENHSVRINYTLIPRDTEQPLIHENQAKQYGENSKKREEVIVLTSEAKGGLFNSRALLFLTLWYFFSGCTLFLNKYILSYMEGDPTILGACQMLMTTICGFIQMYFPCEMYKASPRLMKPSGFYKHMILVGCTRFTTVVLGLVSLNYVAVSFTETIKSSAPLFTVLISRYLLGEHTGLYVNLSLIPVMGGLALCSVTEISFDLRGFIAAMATNVTECLQNVYSKMLISGDNFKYTPAELQFYTSLASIVIQVPVSILLVDLPTLEHSLNFKLFAAFLLNGVFFHFQSITAYVLMDYISPVTHSVANTAKRAFLIWLSVLLFNNPVTGLSAMGTFLVIAGVLLYNRAQEYDRQNRTKLRYSSKVNLQ, encoded by the exons ATGGAAAATCATTCTGTTCGTATAAATTATACACTAATACCTCGTGATACAGAACAACCTTTAATACACGAAAATCAAGCAAAACAGTACGGAGAAAATAGTAAGAAACGTGAAGAAGTTATTGTGTTGACAAGTGAGGCGAAGGGCGGTCTATTTAATTCGAGGGCCTTATTATTTCTAACATTATGGTACTTCTTCAGTGGATGTACCCTATTCTTAAACAAATACATCCTCTCTTACATGGAAGGAGACCCTACAATTTTAG GTGCTTGTCAAATGTTAATGACTACAATTTGCGGATTTATACAAATGTATTTTCCATGTGAAATGTACAAAGCTAGTCCCAGATTAATGAAACCATCAGGTTTTTATAAGCACATGATACTGGTAGGATGTACAAGATTTACAACAGTAGTTCTAGGATTAGTATCGCTCAATTATGTAGCAGTGAGTTTTACAGAAACTATTAAAAGTAGCGCGCCACTTTTTACCGTCCTTATTAGCAGATATTTATTAG GAGAACATACAGGGTTATATGTAAATTTATCTTTAATTCCTGTAATGGGTGGTCTGGCTCTTTGTTCGGTAACTGAAATTAGCTTTGATCTCAGGGGATtcattgctgcaatggctacaaATGTAACAGAATGTTTGCAAAATGTTTATTCCAAAATGTTAATCAGTGGTGATAATTTTAAGTACAC ACCTGCAGAATTGCAATTTTATACAAGTTTAGCATCAATTGTGATACAAGTGCCAGTGTCAATTTTATTAGTAGATTTACCAACACTTGAACATtccttaaattttaaattatttgccGCATTTCTTCTTAATGGGGTGTTCTTCCATTTTCAAAGTATCACTGCATATGTACTTATGGACTATATCAGTCCTGTAACGCACAG TGTTGCTAATACAGCAAAGAGAGCTTTTCTGATTTGGCTTTCTGTCTTATTATTTAACAATCCGGTAACTGGTTTATCGGCTATGGGAACATTTTTGGTAATAGCAGGGGTATTACTATATAATCGAGCACAAGAATATGATAGACAAAACAGAACGAAATTGCGATATAGTTCGAAAGTTAATTTACAATAA